One Pseudomonas brassicacearum genomic region harbors:
- the gspL gene encoding type II secretion system protein GspL, protein MKTWLYLTAEGLAAPGANWPCCVWSPTGERRGLPLHEAAHALSGRAVTVLLPMEMCSWFRSDPWPSRRQPRPQALAFAIEEQLSENLEVLHIGIGVRDRQHRYPMMVVERTRFQALLALLAEQGIDARAMHVDADLVPDDNAFGVRWFGRWLLGGALSARVSLSARGLATLKPGLPEDMHWLDEERDRQGIDEWLLSAGGHPIDLLQGEFRRRRQPLPWRGAAAVALGVLLLTWAFSEARVRFLENETRRLYAQSEQRFRSLYPEQSRIVDLSAQFQALQSRRGQGRDTQVARLARLTEQVIGASNVEVQRIDFRENEGWKIQLTANSFVELEQLRERGQQNGLPVTLGSASKQNNRVQATLTLENG, encoded by the coding sequence ATGAAAACCTGGCTTTACCTGACGGCCGAAGGCTTGGCTGCCCCCGGCGCCAATTGGCCGTGTTGTGTGTGGTCGCCAACGGGCGAACGACGCGGCCTGCCGTTGCATGAAGCCGCCCATGCGTTGAGCGGGCGAGCCGTCACCGTGCTGTTGCCGATGGAAATGTGCAGCTGGTTTCGCAGCGATCCCTGGCCCTCGCGACGCCAGCCCCGACCCCAGGCCCTCGCATTCGCCATCGAAGAGCAACTGAGTGAGAACCTGGAGGTATTGCACATCGGTATCGGCGTTCGGGACCGCCAGCATCGCTATCCGATGATGGTCGTTGAGCGAACCAGGTTCCAGGCGTTGCTGGCGCTGCTCGCCGAGCAAGGCATTGATGCACGTGCGATGCATGTCGATGCCGATCTGGTGCCCGACGACAATGCTTTTGGCGTGCGCTGGTTCGGTCGCTGGCTGTTGGGCGGCGCGTTGTCGGCGCGGGTGTCGTTGTCGGCCCGGGGCTTGGCAACGCTCAAGCCTGGCTTGCCTGAAGACATGCACTGGTTGGACGAGGAGCGTGATCGCCAAGGCATCGATGAGTGGCTGTTGAGCGCTGGCGGACATCCCATCGACCTGTTGCAGGGGGAATTCCGTCGACGCCGCCAGCCTTTGCCATGGCGCGGCGCGGCGGCGGTTGCGTTGGGGGTGTTGCTGCTCACCTGGGCTTTCAGCGAAGCCCGTGTGCGCTTTCTTGAAAACGAAACCCGGCGTTTGTATGCCCAAAGCGAGCAGCGATTCAGGTCGCTGTATCCCGAGCAAAGCAGGATCGTCGACCTGTCGGCGCAATTCCAGGCGTTGCAGAGTCGGCGCGGGCAGGGCCGGGATACCCAGGTCGCTCGTCTGGCGCGCCTGACGGAGCAGGTCATTGGCGCCAGCAACGTCGAGGTGCAGCGCATCGATTTTCGTGAAAACGAAGGCTGGAAGATCCAGCTGACGGCCAACAGTTTCGTCGAGCTTGAACAACTGCGTGAGCGCGGGCAACAGAACGGACTGCCTGTCACCCTGGGCAGCGCCAGCAAACAGAACAATCGAGTGCAGGCCACTCTCACGCTGGAGAACGGTTGA